In the Phenylobacterium soli genome, CTGCTGGACCAGGGCCAGGCGGGCGACAACGTCGGCGTGCTGCTGCGCGGCACCAAGCGCGAGGAAGTCGAGCGTGGCCAGGTGCTGTGCAAGCCGGGCTCGATCACTCCGCACACGAAGTTCGTGGCCGAGGCCTACATCCTGACCAAGGAAGAGGGCGGCCGTCACACGCCGTTCTTCACCAACTACCGTCCGCAGTTCTACTTCCGCACGACGGACGTGACCGGCGTGATCAAGCTGAAGGAAGGCGTCGAGATGATCATGCCCGGCGACAACGCCGAGCTGGACGTCGAGCTGATCACCCCGATCGCCATGGACCAGGGCCTGCGTTTCGCGATCCGCGAAGGCGGCCGTACGGTCGGCGCGGGCGTCGTCTCGAAGATCATCGAGTAGTCGGACCGGCTCCCCGCAAGGGAAGCCATCCCACCTCAAAGCGAGGGCCGCCAGGGCAACCCGGCGGCCCTTTCTTTTGCGCCTGATCCGTCGGCGACGAGGGGGTGGCATGACCGGAAAGTCATGACCGCGAATTAAGCTGTGTCTTCAGGGCGCCCGGACTAGCTTCGGCTCAGCAACTTGGACTTAGGGCTTGGGACTGGGGCTGATGAGACTTGCGATGTGCTTGACGGGCGCGGCCGTTCTTCTGGCGAGCGCCGGCGCAGCGGGCGCCGCCTCCGCGGAAACCCGCAGCGTGGAGCTCAGGGACGTGGTCGCCCGGGTGACCGTCGTGCCGGAGGACCGCGCCGACGTGAAGGTGGAGTTCCTCTCCGCCAACCCGAAGCTGCCGATCACCGTGAGCAACGAGGGTGGACGGACCGTCGTAGACGGCGGCCTCGATCACCGCATTCGCGGCTGTCATCGCGACTCCGAACATCCGAGCGCCCACGTGCGCGGCGTCGGCCGTATCGGCGCTGGCGAGATGCCGCAGGTGGTGATCCGCACCCCGAAGGACGTGGTCATGACCTCGGACGGGGCGGTGTTCGGCTCGATCGGCCGCTCCACGAGCCTGGAGATCCAGGACAGCGGCTGCAACACCTGGACCATCGCAGACAGCGCCGGCGACGTGCGGATCAGCGAGTCCGGGGCAGGGGCCGTGCGCATGGGCTCGGCCGAGCGGCTCGAACTGCACCTCTCGGGCGCCGCGGACGTGCACGCCGTGCGCGTCCGCCAGGGGATGACCGCCAGCCTCTCGGGGGCGGGCGACGTGAAGGTCGAAGACCTTTCCGGGCCGGTGAAGGCCGACGTCTCCGGGCTCGGCCACGTCCGGGCGGCAGGCGGTCACGTCACCGAGCTTCGGGCCTCGGTGTCCGGGGTCGGCGGCATGGATTTCGGCGGCGTCGCCGACAACCTGCACGCC is a window encoding:
- a CDS encoding head GIN domain-containing protein, with the protein product MCLTGAAVLLASAGAAGAASAETRSVELRDVVARVTVVPEDRADVKVEFLSANPKLPITVSNEGGRTVVDGGLDHRIRGCHRDSEHPSAHVRGVGRIGAGEMPQVVIRTPKDVVMTSDGAVFGSIGRSTSLEIQDSGCNTWTIADSAGDVRISESGAGAVRMGSAERLELHLSGAADVHAVRVRQGMTASLSGAGDVKVEDLSGPVKADVSGLGHVRAAGGHVTELRASVSGVGGMDFGGVADNLHASISGLGGIRVKQVTGSVTKSVSGLGHVTVDQPRS